Proteins encoded by one window of Nitrincola iocasae:
- a CDS encoding DNA binding protein, with product MKYRSVKLNENSFKNNYILLTEIMDFFPPELIGGSNKVESAEEATLYIGVCEPVKADIDGAKKFFRVRGPLTRRFFEAHELKPGDEVIFERVGHHEYHLYPRRNL from the coding sequence TTGAAGTACAGGTCGGTAAAGCTCAACGAAAACAGTTTTAAGAACAACTATATTCTTCTTACGGAAATTATGGATTTTTTTCCACCGGAGCTTATCGGTGGTTCGAACAAAGTAGAGTCAGCAGAGGAGGCCACTCTTTACATTGGTGTTTGTGAGCCCGTTAAAGCTGACATTGATGGAGCAAAAAAATTTTTTAGAGTGCGAGGCCCTTTAACTCGACGCTTTTTCGAAGCTCATGAGCTGAAGCCTGGCGATGAGGTGATATTTGAGCGGGTTGGTCACCATGAATACCATTTGTATCCCCGCAGAAACCTTTAA
- a CDS encoding three component ABC system middle component: MSNLVEEIRVWNTPVVGSYVLWRFTQGYTDHHPKGHSPVLLLHFLASAILTNKRLSDPVTNRRKDLASYARSFTDKKDVDLFLSIHHRVNNTKFYTLSSIDLAIQHGLLFLNLEDGCLYPKNLLQKPSRGMAPKPSVKSLGDKAETLGKWFSAYSVSQVSTLLKVVL; this comes from the coding sequence ATGAGCAATCTCGTTGAAGAAATTAGAGTCTGGAATACCCCGGTTGTCGGATCCTACGTTCTTTGGCGATTTACACAAGGCTATACAGATCATCACCCCAAAGGTCACTCCCCCGTCCTTTTGCTACATTTTCTTGCATCTGCAATTTTAACAAACAAGCGTCTCAGCGATCCCGTCACTAACCGCAGAAAGGACCTTGCGTCCTATGCGCGAAGCTTCACCGACAAAAAGGATGTCGATCTTTTCCTTTCGATTCATCATCGCGTGAACAATACGAAATTCTATACCTTAAGTTCGATCGACCTGGCGATTCAGCATGGTCTGCTGTTTCTCAATCTTGAGGATGGCTGCCTTTATCCTAAAAACCTTTTGCAGAAGCCGAGTAGGGGTATGGCTCCCAAGCCAAGTGTCAAATCTTTGGGCGATAAAGCAGAAACATTAGGTAAGTGGTTTTCAGCCTACTCGGTGAGCCAGGTATCTACATTATTAAAGGTGGTCTTATAG
- a CDS encoding type II toxin-antitoxin system Phd/YefM family antitoxin, which produces MRQVLADFSVSISELKKNPSALLTQASGSPIAVLNHNKPAAYLIPAETYEALMDMLEDYELAQLVEERRGDKDQAITVSLDDL; this is translated from the coding sequence ATGCGTCAGGTATTAGCGGACTTTTCTGTAAGTATTTCAGAATTAAAGAAAAACCCTTCAGCCTTGCTTACTCAGGCAAGTGGTTCACCTATAGCGGTGCTAAATCACAACAAACCTGCAGCCTACCTGATTCCAGCGGAAACCTACGAGGCTCTGATGGATATGCTCGAAGACTATGAATTGGCGCAGCTTGTTGAGGAGCGTCGTGGCGACAAAGATCAAGCTATAACGGTGTCGCTGGATGACTTATAA
- a CDS encoding DUF3732 domain-containing protein, with protein sequence MKIRKLIIWPKNSVFPPREVKFELDKVNVITGASRTGKSAIIPIIDYCLGSSSCSIPIDTIRDYVSWYGVILQLGQDQILIARKVPTGSKPSDDFYYYKGTSVTIPPVLEDKNASTEDVKHSLNELALLPYFSLDPDEAPQNSFKARLSIRDLMGFVFQTQDIVANQNILFYKTHAHEHREKLRTWFPFILGAENLEVLKARQRMQVLERKLNRLRRELEKERAISKEWKSNIFGHLMTAVDYGLVNAQFSQSDDPERLLGLGKELIERSPDRPRIGEGQIQASNEELIKLDAHDDDLASHIAQIKNRLEEVKRLKVGFTDYGSVARKKADRLHLSRWLTDVAQQTETCPVCGESSHPNALNEINKISAVLEEYENEASKFQVIPTTFDREEQRLKQDLEDVLEQRNSLQERYDWLIQKDEQARHSFYRNKEMYIFLGHFRSSLERFEKLIEGGHLENQVQELQDEYDQLKPLVNEAAILRRADTATDKIAELMLSYLQHLDVEEKYRQSRPKVDIKELAIKVRGNEGEWHFLAEVGSASNWVSFHIAAMCAFQEFFASLPGSSVPSFVIFDQPSQVYFPKVTLVEGGEKEEDFKNYEDEDFHAVKKIFKTLSETFSKPDASWQFIVLDHADKAIYGDIENVHEVDEWREGRKLIPTEWYTEV encoded by the coding sequence ATGAAGATAAGGAAGTTGATTATCTGGCCGAAAAATTCTGTTTTTCCGCCAAGAGAAGTGAAGTTTGAGCTTGACAAGGTTAATGTTATCACTGGAGCGTCACGCACAGGAAAATCGGCAATAATACCGATCATTGATTACTGCCTTGGTTCCAGTTCATGCAGTATTCCTATTGACACAATTAGAGACTATGTATCCTGGTATGGTGTCATACTCCAACTTGGTCAGGATCAGATACTTATCGCGAGGAAAGTTCCAACTGGCAGCAAGCCATCTGATGACTTTTACTACTATAAAGGAACGAGCGTTACGATTCCGCCGGTGCTGGAAGATAAAAATGCTTCGACTGAGGATGTTAAACACTCATTGAATGAACTTGCCCTGCTGCCGTATTTCAGTCTCGATCCAGACGAAGCACCACAAAACAGTTTTAAAGCTCGTCTGAGCATTCGTGATCTGATGGGCTTTGTATTTCAAACACAGGATATTGTCGCTAACCAGAATATTCTGTTCTACAAAACTCACGCTCATGAACATCGCGAAAAATTACGGACTTGGTTTCCTTTTATTCTTGGCGCGGAGAACTTGGAGGTTTTGAAGGCTCGACAGCGAATGCAGGTGCTTGAGCGGAAGCTAAATAGATTGCGGCGGGAGCTTGAGAAAGAGCGCGCGATTTCAAAAGAGTGGAAGTCAAATATATTTGGACATCTCATGACGGCGGTCGATTACGGGCTGGTCAACGCTCAATTTTCTCAATCTGACGATCCTGAGAGACTTCTTGGGCTCGGTAAGGAACTGATTGAGAGGAGCCCGGACAGACCACGTATCGGCGAAGGTCAGATTCAGGCATCAAATGAAGAACTCATAAAGCTTGATGCTCATGACGATGATTTAGCTTCCCATATTGCGCAGATAAAGAACCGTCTTGAGGAGGTAAAAAGATTAAAGGTCGGTTTTACAGATTACGGTTCCGTTGCCAGGAAGAAAGCTGACCGACTTCACCTTTCTAGATGGCTGACAGATGTAGCGCAACAGACTGAAACTTGCCCCGTATGTGGTGAGTCCAGTCATCCCAACGCGCTTAACGAAATCAACAAAATTTCAGCCGTTCTTGAAGAATATGAAAATGAAGCGAGTAAATTCCAGGTCATTCCCACCACTTTTGACAGGGAAGAACAGCGGCTTAAGCAAGACTTGGAGGACGTATTAGAGCAAAGGAACTCGCTTCAAGAACGATATGACTGGCTTATACAGAAAGACGAGCAGGCCCGGCACAGCTTTTATAGAAACAAAGAGATGTATATCTTTCTCGGCCATTTCCGTTCCTCGCTGGAGCGGTTCGAAAAGCTCATTGAAGGCGGCCACCTAGAAAACCAAGTTCAGGAGCTACAGGACGAGTATGATCAATTGAAACCGCTGGTAAATGAAGCAGCTATTTTAAGAAGGGCAGATACCGCGACCGATAAAATAGCAGAGCTTATGCTCTCCTACCTTCAGCACCTTGACGTCGAAGAAAAATACAGGCAATCCAGACCAAAAGTTGACATCAAGGAGCTGGCCATCAAAGTACGGGGGAATGAAGGTGAGTGGCACTTCCTTGCTGAAGTCGGTAGCGCTTCGAATTGGGTTTCCTTTCATATAGCAGCTATGTGCGCATTTCAGGAGTTTTTTGCCAGCTTGCCCGGCTCAAGTGTCCCTAGTTTTGTCATCTTCGATCAGCCAAGTCAGGTTTACTTTCCCAAAGTTACACTGGTTGAAGGCGGTGAGAAGGAAGAAGACTTCAAGAATTACGAGGATGAAGACTTTCACGCAGTTAAGAAGATATTTAAAACCTTGTCAGAAACCTTCTCAAAACCAGATGCTTCCTGGCAGTTTATAGTTCTTGATCATGCGGATAAGGCTATATACGGAGATATTGAAAATGTTCACGAAGTCGATGAATGGCGGGAGGGGAGAAAACTCATACCGACAGAATGGTATACCGAGGTATAG
- a CDS encoding NYN domain-containing protein has protein sequence MDDSKQKIALFIDADNAPANKFEDVLSEVAKYGVVTIRKAYGNWKAPTLKPWEDLLHEYAIQPVQQYDLTKGKNASDIALVIDAMDVMYTKNIDVMCFVSSDCDFTPMVTRALAEGKVVLGFGERKTPAPFVNACSKFLFLDQEQEQKQNGTSQSKSKNINSNTKLISLLRQAIEATEEDNGWAALGPVGSHISNKTSFDTRNYGFKNLSSLFKASDLFELKRGPGNSYLVRDARKSKSA, from the coding sequence ATGGACGATTCAAAACAAAAAATAGCCTTGTTCATCGATGCCGATAACGCCCCTGCCAATAAGTTTGAAGATGTTCTCAGCGAAGTGGCGAAATATGGCGTGGTCACAATCCGAAAAGCTTATGGCAACTGGAAGGCCCCTACTCTGAAGCCCTGGGAAGATCTGTTACACGAGTATGCTATTCAGCCAGTGCAGCAGTATGATCTGACCAAGGGTAAAAACGCCTCAGATATTGCGCTGGTCATTGATGCTATGGATGTGATGTACACCAAAAACATCGATGTCATGTGCTTTGTGTCATCAGACTGTGATTTCACCCCAATGGTCACGCGTGCCCTTGCTGAAGGAAAAGTGGTGCTGGGGTTTGGTGAACGTAAGACCCCTGCTCCCTTCGTGAATGCGTGTTCCAAGTTCCTGTTTTTAGATCAGGAACAAGAGCAGAAACAGAACGGTACGTCACAGTCCAAATCGAAAAACATTAACTCCAATACCAAGCTTATCAGCTTACTGCGCCAGGCAATCGAAGCCACCGAGGAAGACAATGGCTGGGCGGCGCTGGGTCCGGTGGGCTCGCATATTTCCAACAAAACCTCGTTTGATACCCGCAATTACGGTTTTAAGAACCTAAGCAGCCTGTTCAAGGCTAGCGATCTGTTTGAGCTCAAGCGTGGACCGGGAAATTCTTACTTGGTCAGGGACGCGCGCAAGAGTAAATCAGCTTAA
- a CDS encoding type II toxin-antitoxin system RelE family toxin, with the protein MTYKLRFLPAALKEWEKLAAPIRSQFKKKLAERLENPRVPADKLSGYESVYKIKLRSAGYRLAYEVVDDELFVYVLAVGKREKGKVYSSLKKRT; encoded by the coding sequence ATGACTTATAAGCTGCGATTTCTTCCAGCTGCGCTTAAGGAATGGGAAAAGCTTGCTGCCCCGATCAGGAGCCAATTCAAGAAAAAGCTGGCGGAGCGATTGGAAAATCCCAGAGTGCCTGCTGATAAGTTAAGTGGCTATGAATCCGTGTACAAAATTAAACTTCGCTCTGCTGGATACCGGTTAGCCTATGAGGTTGTTGACGATGAGCTGTTCGTGTATGTGCTTGCCGTAGGCAAGCGGGAAAAGGGCAAGGTTTACTCGTCTCTCAAAAAGCGAACCTGA
- a CDS encoding ABC-three component system protein: MPTAAGQLLGYQLQLQRALVHLLQSGRGSSVSVEVTGDVAVMLSNGGKLEEEDKSSLSSNPVTNKSTDLWKTFYNWINALNDGSIHFERTKFILYANHKGNKGIVDALSDAQRPEEITKCIGEVESLFESLESIHPIHSYLSHILGHKDAFRAIVGSFEFIVGSKTGSEEIHQVLSEIILVSQHHVDYLHDELLGWVTNSLMDRIAANKPAIISWEEYQKKFVVLFERVRVRELIDFTKEYAADHKEVQEQFKEYPKYLKQLQIIDIEDHEQVSAVSDFLRRKINADKWIESELIDEASAQEFEESLKSYWHSTIKKLSITEKSLKPEERGQLLYHDCKVRQATIGNQPVLSHFVRGTYHNLTNENEIGWHESWNDLLKDR; encoded by the coding sequence ATGCCTACCGCAGCAGGACAATTGCTAGGTTATCAGCTCCAGCTCCAGCGGGCACTGGTTCACTTGCTGCAATCTGGGCGAGGATCGTCTGTAAGCGTTGAAGTTACCGGTGACGTCGCGGTAATGCTCAGCAACGGGGGTAAACTCGAAGAAGAAGACAAGTCGTCCTTGAGTAGTAACCCAGTTACTAATAAATCAACCGACCTCTGGAAAACTTTCTATAACTGGATTAATGCGCTGAATGATGGTTCGATACATTTCGAGAGAACAAAATTCATTTTATATGCTAACCACAAGGGTAACAAAGGAATTGTCGATGCATTATCAGATGCTCAACGTCCTGAGGAAATAACTAAATGTATTGGAGAAGTAGAAAGCCTATTCGAATCTCTAGAATCGATCCACCCCATCCATTCGTATCTTTCACATATTCTGGGCCATAAAGATGCTTTTAGAGCGATAGTCGGCTCTTTTGAATTTATCGTCGGCAGTAAAACGGGTAGTGAGGAGATTCATCAGGTTCTATCAGAAATAATTTTAGTATCACAGCATCATGTCGACTATTTACATGATGAATTACTTGGCTGGGTAACAAATTCTTTGATGGACAGGATTGCCGCCAATAAACCCGCTATTATATCGTGGGAGGAATATCAGAAAAAGTTTGTGGTGCTGTTTGAAAGAGTTAGGGTAAGGGAGTTAATCGACTTCACGAAGGAGTATGCAGCCGACCACAAGGAGGTTCAGGAACAGTTTAAAGAATATCCAAAATATTTGAAGCAACTACAGATAATTGATATTGAAGACCATGAACAAGTTTCGGCAGTATCCGATTTCCTTCGTAGGAAAATAAATGCGGATAAATGGATAGAGAGCGAGTTGATAGACGAAGCTTCCGCTCAGGAGTTCGAAGAAAGCCTGAAAAGCTATTGGCACAGCACGATTAAAAAGCTCTCTATTACCGAAAAATCACTAAAGCCTGAAGAACGCGGGCAGCTTCTTTACCACGATTGCAAGGTAAGGCAGGCAACAATAGGAAATCAGCCGGTTCTTTCTCATTTTGTTCGTGGAACTTATCATAATCTTACAAATGAAAATGAAATAGGGTGGCATGAATCATGGAACGATTTATTGAAAGACAGGTAG